The following are from one region of the Nicotiana tomentosiformis chromosome 7, ASM39032v3, whole genome shotgun sequence genome:
- the LOC138895898 gene encoding uncharacterized protein: protein MPITVRVPYEIGQYAEIEREGRRKEEESVFEQLQILRKQMKNLQVVRGSESLDYEDLCIHPDVDTPAGYKPPKLNIFDGTSDPHAHLRAYCDKLLGVGRNEKLRMKLFIRSLTGEALTWYTRHDPQNWRTWQDMANDFMNRLLLNREITPDRFALVNLQKKPSESFQEYARQWRSEAARAQPPLDDSELTKYFIRAQEGIYFEKMMG, encoded by the coding sequence ATGCCTATCACAGTCagggtgccttatgagattgGCCAATATGCTGAGATAGAAAGGGAAGGTAGGCGTAAGGAAGAGGAGTCAGTATTTGAGCAGCTGCAAATCTTGAGAAAGCAAATGAAGAACCTCCAAGTTGTCCGAGGAAGTGAAAGTTTGGACTACGAGGATCTGTGTATTCATCCGGATGTGGATACGCCAGCAGGGTATAAGCCTCCAAAGTTGAATATCTTCGATGGGACCAGTGATCCCCACGCGCATTTAAgggcatattgtgacaagttaCTCGGAGTCGGGAGGAATGAGAAGCTAAGAATGAAGTTATTTATAAGGAGCCTAACGGGAGAAGCCCTCACCTGGTATACTCGACATGATCCACaaaattggagaacttggcaagatATGGCAAATGACTTCATGAATCGTCTTCTATTAAATAGAGAGATCACTCCCGATAGGTTCGCACTGGTGAACTTGCAGAAAAAACCATCCGAGTCATTCCAAGAATACGCACGTCAGTGGAGGTCAGAGGCCGCCAGGGCGCAACCTCCGCTGGACGACAGTGAATTAACCAAGTATTTTATCAGAGCCCAGGAAGGgatatactttgaaaagatgatgggaTAG